A DNA window from Mytilus edulis chromosome 14, xbMytEdul2.2, whole genome shotgun sequence contains the following coding sequences:
- the LOC139504078 gene encoding uncharacterized protein — MLPGVVKQEAHLRDPLEFIKIIDKLQVKPDAYLLSFDIKEMYNNMSHVEMIDAVKHAWPTIIKCKHTILLPPLRYILELLKIVLENKEFMFNGKFYKTLTGVPMGNSLSPEITDLRVYEVLNSIVRTFQHKQKRSSLYRFRDDGFFIYNEGTDDEIAQFFEHAYRQHALLKFTHEKLQAKMQFLDVLVFKGPRLRETGILDLTTFRKKTENYQYLERSSCHPSSTFRGIIKGEMLRFKRCTNDPVDLQAQYALFSERLIKRGYSKNVIKTVMQGSDCKTKKRHINGKAQICITVTSLGILHSVFKTEITHKEQYLKTLG, encoded by the coding sequence ATGCTTCCTGGAGTAGTAAAACAAGAAGCACATTTAAGAGACCcattagaatttataaaaattattgataaattGCAGGTAAAACCTGACGCCTACTTACTAAGTTTTGACATAAAAGAAATGTACAACAATATGTCCCATGTAGAAATGATTGACGCAGTCAAGCATGCTTGGCCTACGATAATTAAATGTAAACATACGATACTATTGCCTCCGTTGCGATATATATTGGAACTTCTTAAGATAGTTCTTGAAAATAAGGAATTTATGTTCaatggtaaattttataaaactttaactgGAGTTCCCATGGGAAATAGTTTATCACCTGAAATTACGGATCTGAGAGTTTATGAAGTCTTAAATAGTATTGTAAGGACTTTCCAACATAAACAGAAAAGATCAAGCCTCTACAGGTTTAGGGACGATggcttttttatttacaatgaaggTACAGATGATGAAATAGCACAGTTCTTTGAACATGCTTACAGACAACATGCACTTCTAAAATTTACACACGAGAAATTACAAgctaaaatgcagtttttagatgTGTTGGTATTCAAAGGTCCAAGATTGAGAGAAACAGGAATCTTAGACCTCACGACATTCCGAAAAAAGACTGAAAATTATCAGTACTTAGAGAGATCCTCATGCCACCCATCCTCTACTTTCAGAGGCATAATTAAAGGGGAAATGCTTCGCTTTAAGAGATGTACGAACGATCCAGTAGATTTGCAAGCACAGTATGCGTTATTTTCTGAGCgccttattaaaaggggatattcaaaaaatgtaattaaaactgTTATGCAAGGAAGTGactgcaaaacaaagaaaagacaCATTAATGGTAAAGCCCAAATCTGTATTACAGTCACCTCCCTTGGTATTCTCCACAGTGTTTTCAAGACAGAAATCACACATAAAGAGCAATATCTTAAAACACTGGGATAA
- the LOC139502725 gene encoding zinc transporter ZIP12-like isoform X1: MKAFVSLLALWIYCCVECHHNSRTDRWNEISHVLHNLNYNKTDPHDFIRSVLYQMRGFERYKLTWNRCRDKTKASNLNEFIETDKFLQSFISNVTCGHGVSVNNFEYLTTLSLSMAVHLDRFVCPHKSIKESHQVYHILYGNPGSSNISQLLGTVRRFYRPGMSSKQAQMTFKNRLQCLHPGIIEEHIHRQINSHQNREMIMEDKYDDIKIILNGKIVSLEPYMFNSIPQNDESDPTIKPAHQSHERITIKPSHQHKCPRVIVPRTSQRPDPQQFMRMQRILHSVSSHIVSAILRGVNIYDNKTYCLVDHLEYIMRHYGHHHYSYMDETDLKQMMSDIIKGYKIDKVKEHHRKTKRSSHNKDEHFGLHSNPHFPGHEFNAKYRTNKASSFNDFVDTDSTSSVQNFSKLLATGDMVQMVERKFEHHMTNRITREQFLDICPSVIYSLLQRSEIKDKEDLVKDHVPPSALEIYGFGTASVFVISLASLVGAVFVKLSQKVIKDYLMGMLLSLSVGCLVGDAILHLLSEVLAEESNGEKARVTENLTKQCALLASIYGFFLLELTCSFLKSSTKEKKDDDYQCQNEENETKGQREKDKSALAWMVIVGDAIHNFADGLAIGAAFSKDITVGLSTSIAVFCHELPHELGDFAALVSSGLSIKRAMVLNFISSLTAFLGLYIGILASSNDVARSWIFSAGAGMFIYVALANLIPEVLSYFKRIPNLCMFLSLNFGLLFGYVSMLLLAIYEADFKLP, from the exons ATGAAGGCATTTGTATCGTTATTGGCCTTATGGATTTATTGTTGTGTCGAATGTCATCACAATTCCAGAACAGACAGATGGAATGAGATCTCACATGTTCTTCATAATTTGAATTACAACAAAACCGACCCGCATGATTTTATTAGATCTGTATTATACCAGATGCGTGGTTTTGAGCGATATAAATTGACATGGAACCGATGTCGGGATAAAACAAAAGCCAGCAATTTGAACGAA TTTATTGAGACGGACAAATTCTTACAAAGTTTCATCTCCAATGTAACATGTGGACACGGTGTTTCAGTGAACAACTTCGAATATCTCACTACCCTGTCTTTATCAATGGCTGTTCATCTAGACAGATTTGTATGCCCGCATAAAAGTATAAAGGAATCCCACCAAGTCTATCATATCTTATACGGAAATCCTGGATCATCAAATATAAGCCAATTACTTGGAACTGTTCGACGCTTTTATAGACCTGGAATGTCTTCAAAACAAGCACAGATGACGTTCAAGAATAGACTACAG TGCTTGCATCCTGGAATAATTGAAGAACATATACACAGACAAATTAACAGTCATCAAAATAGGGAAATGATAATGGAAGACAAATACGACGATATCAAGATTATACTTAATGGTAAAATCGTTTCCTTAGAGCCATAC ATGTTTAACTCAATACCACAGAACGATGAGTCAGACCCAACAATAAAACCAGCACACCAATCACATGAGAGAATAACTATCAAACCATCACATCAACACAAATGTCCTCGAGTTATTGTACCGAGAACATCGCAAAGACCAGATCCTCAACAGTTTATGAGAATGCAACGGATTCTTCATTCGGTTTCTTCTCATATCGTTTCTGCAATTTTAAGAG gtGTCAACATATACGACAATAAAACATATTGTCTAGTTGATCATCTTGAGTACATCATGCGTCATTATGGACACCATCATTATAGTTACATGGATGAAACgg ATTTGAAACAAAtgatgtctgatataataaaaggaTACAAAATAGACAAAGTAAAAGAACATCATAGGAAGACTAAACGCTCAAGTCATAATAAAGATGAACATTTCGGTCTACACTCAAATCCTCATTTTCCTGGTCATGAATTTAATGCAAAATACAGGACAAACAAAGCTTCAAGTTTTAATGATTTTGTTGACACGGACAGTACCAGCTCAGTTCAAAATTTTTCTAAG CTTTTAGCAACTGGAGATATGGTGCAAATGGTGGAAAGGAAGTTTGAGCATCACATGACAAACCGAATAACGAGAGAACAATTTCTAGACATCTGCCCGTCTGTAATATACAGTTTGTTGCAGCGTTCAGAAATCAAAGACAAAGAAGATTTGGTTAAAGATCATGTCCCTCCTTCAGCTCTTGAAA TATATGGATTTGGAACAGCAAGCGTTTTTGTTATCAGTTTAGCGTCGCTTGTTGGGGCTGTATTCGTCAAACTTTCACAGAAGGTTATAAAAGACTATCTCATGGGAATGTTACTTTCACTGTCAGTCGGGTGCCTGGTTGGAGATGCCATTCTACATTTACTGTCTGAG GTTTTAGCAGAAGAAAGCAATGGCGAAAAGGCAAGAGTGACAGAgaatttgacaaaacaatgcgCTCTACTTGCTAGTATTTATGGGTTTTTCTTACTGGAACTGACGTGTTCTTTTCTAAAAAGTAGCACTAAAGAAAAG AAAGACGATGATTATCAATGCCAAAACGAAGAAAACGAAACTAAAGGTCAAAGAGAAAAAG ATAAATCTGCCCTTGCTTGGATGGTGATAGTAGGGGACGCCATACATAATTTTGCAGATGGCCTTGCTATTGGCGCTGCCTTCAGTAAAGACATAACAGTTGGGTTATCTACCTCAATAGCTGTGTTTTGCCATGAATTACCCCATGAATTAG GAGATTTTGCAGCCTTAGTGTCGAGCGGTTTGTCAATCAAACGAGCCATggttttgaatttcatttcaaGCCTGACAGCGTTTTTAGGGTTATATATAGGCATACTGGCAAGCTCAAATGATGTTGCTAGATCCTGGATATTCTCAGCTGGTGCAGGCATGTTCATTTATGTCGCCTTAGCAAACTTA ATTCCAGAAGTACTGAGCTATTTCAAAAGAATACCAAATTTGTGTATGTTTCTGTCGTTGAACTTCGGACTATTATTCGGCTACGTCTCAATGTTGCTTTTGGCTATATACGAGGCAGATTTTAAATTACCTTAA
- the LOC139502725 gene encoding zinc transporter ZIP12-like isoform X2, translating to MKAFVSLLALWIYCCVECHHNSRTDRWNEISHVLHNLNYNKTDPHDFIRSVLYQMRGFERYKLTWNRCRDKTKASNLNEFIETDKFLQSFISNVTCGHGVSVNNFEYLTTLSLSMAVHLDRFVCPHKSIKESHQVYHILYGNPGSSNISQLLGTVRRFYRPGMSSKQAQMTFKNRLQCLHPGIIEEHIHRQINSHQNREMIMEDKYDDIKIILNGKIVSLEPYNDESDPTIKPAHQSHERITIKPSHQHKCPRVIVPRTSQRPDPQQFMRMQRILHSVSSHIVSAILRGVNIYDNKTYCLVDHLEYIMRHYGHHHYSYMDETDLKQMMSDIIKGYKIDKVKEHHRKTKRSSHNKDEHFGLHSNPHFPGHEFNAKYRTNKASSFNDFVDTDSTSSVQNFSKLLATGDMVQMVERKFEHHMTNRITREQFLDICPSVIYSLLQRSEIKDKEDLVKDHVPPSALEIYGFGTASVFVISLASLVGAVFVKLSQKVIKDYLMGMLLSLSVGCLVGDAILHLLSEVLAEESNGEKARVTENLTKQCALLASIYGFFLLELTCSFLKSSTKEKKDDDYQCQNEENETKGQREKDKSALAWMVIVGDAIHNFADGLAIGAAFSKDITVGLSTSIAVFCHELPHELGDFAALVSSGLSIKRAMVLNFISSLTAFLGLYIGILASSNDVARSWIFSAGAGMFIYVALANLIPEVLSYFKRIPNLCMFLSLNFGLLFGYVSMLLLAIYEADFKLP from the exons ATGAAGGCATTTGTATCGTTATTGGCCTTATGGATTTATTGTTGTGTCGAATGTCATCACAATTCCAGAACAGACAGATGGAATGAGATCTCACATGTTCTTCATAATTTGAATTACAACAAAACCGACCCGCATGATTTTATTAGATCTGTATTATACCAGATGCGTGGTTTTGAGCGATATAAATTGACATGGAACCGATGTCGGGATAAAACAAAAGCCAGCAATTTGAACGAA TTTATTGAGACGGACAAATTCTTACAAAGTTTCATCTCCAATGTAACATGTGGACACGGTGTTTCAGTGAACAACTTCGAATATCTCACTACCCTGTCTTTATCAATGGCTGTTCATCTAGACAGATTTGTATGCCCGCATAAAAGTATAAAGGAATCCCACCAAGTCTATCATATCTTATACGGAAATCCTGGATCATCAAATATAAGCCAATTACTTGGAACTGTTCGACGCTTTTATAGACCTGGAATGTCTTCAAAACAAGCACAGATGACGTTCAAGAATAGACTACAG TGCTTGCATCCTGGAATAATTGAAGAACATATACACAGACAAATTAACAGTCATCAAAATAGGGAAATGATAATGGAAGACAAATACGACGATATCAAGATTATACTTAATGGTAAAATCGTTTCCTTAGAGCCATAC AACGATGAGTCAGACCCAACAATAAAACCAGCACACCAATCACATGAGAGAATAACTATCAAACCATCACATCAACACAAATGTCCTCGAGTTATTGTACCGAGAACATCGCAAAGACCAGATCCTCAACAGTTTATGAGAATGCAACGGATTCTTCATTCGGTTTCTTCTCATATCGTTTCTGCAATTTTAAGAG gtGTCAACATATACGACAATAAAACATATTGTCTAGTTGATCATCTTGAGTACATCATGCGTCATTATGGACACCATCATTATAGTTACATGGATGAAACgg ATTTGAAACAAAtgatgtctgatataataaaaggaTACAAAATAGACAAAGTAAAAGAACATCATAGGAAGACTAAACGCTCAAGTCATAATAAAGATGAACATTTCGGTCTACACTCAAATCCTCATTTTCCTGGTCATGAATTTAATGCAAAATACAGGACAAACAAAGCTTCAAGTTTTAATGATTTTGTTGACACGGACAGTACCAGCTCAGTTCAAAATTTTTCTAAG CTTTTAGCAACTGGAGATATGGTGCAAATGGTGGAAAGGAAGTTTGAGCATCACATGACAAACCGAATAACGAGAGAACAATTTCTAGACATCTGCCCGTCTGTAATATACAGTTTGTTGCAGCGTTCAGAAATCAAAGACAAAGAAGATTTGGTTAAAGATCATGTCCCTCCTTCAGCTCTTGAAA TATATGGATTTGGAACAGCAAGCGTTTTTGTTATCAGTTTAGCGTCGCTTGTTGGGGCTGTATTCGTCAAACTTTCACAGAAGGTTATAAAAGACTATCTCATGGGAATGTTACTTTCACTGTCAGTCGGGTGCCTGGTTGGAGATGCCATTCTACATTTACTGTCTGAG GTTTTAGCAGAAGAAAGCAATGGCGAAAAGGCAAGAGTGACAGAgaatttgacaaaacaatgcgCTCTACTTGCTAGTATTTATGGGTTTTTCTTACTGGAACTGACGTGTTCTTTTCTAAAAAGTAGCACTAAAGAAAAG AAAGACGATGATTATCAATGCCAAAACGAAGAAAACGAAACTAAAGGTCAAAGAGAAAAAG ATAAATCTGCCCTTGCTTGGATGGTGATAGTAGGGGACGCCATACATAATTTTGCAGATGGCCTTGCTATTGGCGCTGCCTTCAGTAAAGACATAACAGTTGGGTTATCTACCTCAATAGCTGTGTTTTGCCATGAATTACCCCATGAATTAG GAGATTTTGCAGCCTTAGTGTCGAGCGGTTTGTCAATCAAACGAGCCATggttttgaatttcatttcaaGCCTGACAGCGTTTTTAGGGTTATATATAGGCATACTGGCAAGCTCAAATGATGTTGCTAGATCCTGGATATTCTCAGCTGGTGCAGGCATGTTCATTTATGTCGCCTTAGCAAACTTA ATTCCAGAAGTACTGAGCTATTTCAAAAGAATACCAAATTTGTGTATGTTTCTGTCGTTGAACTTCGGACTATTATTCGGCTACGTCTCAATGTTGCTTTTGGCTATATACGAGGCAGATTTTAAATTACCTTAA